A stretch of the Musa acuminata AAA Group cultivar baxijiao chromosome BXJ2-7, Cavendish_Baxijiao_AAA, whole genome shotgun sequence genome encodes the following:
- the LOC135618051 gene encoding F-box protein At2g05970-like: MIYDELSIFDYIRSKAICKQWNSIYKLEHHRPPKPQAPWLMLPGDNNSTAKFFSIVEKKIYNIPCPEPMIRTRIYIGSCHGWLTTVDRLCNMYLLNPLTGAQIPLLTFRQDSPDADNDFTIMMIYGLWKNLAFARAGNKAWTSISSPYCYTDIIHHSARFYTINYQRIVEVWKLDELAIRHSIINSDLPSHIFLGCICTYDLVESLNNNLMLVYKFQNEWSPTDNPKNIMCMVFSLDELALKWTRVKSLHEQTLFLGKNQSMCLSTIDFPKLKQNCIYYTDDMLELCGSYKYTKRHIGIFYLEDEMIGPIDHLGHHLNWPPSVWLTPSLS; this comes from the exons ATGATTTATGATGAACTCTCGATATTTGATTACATACGTTCCAAAGCCATATGTAAACAATGGAACTCGATCTACAAGTTGGAGCACCATCGTCCTCCGAAGccacaagctccatggctcatgctGCCCGGCGATAATAATTCCACTGCCAAGTTCTTCTCTATCGTCGAGAAGAAGATTTATAACATTCCATGCCCGGAACCTATGATCCGTACAAGGATCTATATCGGTTCTTGTCATGGATGGCTGACCACTGTGGATAGACTTTGCAACATGTACCTTCTGAATCCACTCACCGGGGCTCAAATCCCACTCCTTACCTTTCGTCAAGACT CTCCTGACGCAGACAATGACTTCACCATCATGATGATCTATGGCCTGTGGAAAAATCTAGCCTTTGCTCGAGCTGGGAATAAGGCTTGGACGTCTATAAGCTCACCTTATTGTTACACCGATATAATACATCACAGTGCCAGATTCTACACTATCAATTATCAACGTATAGTTGAGGTATGGAAGCTCGATGAACTTGCCATTAGGCATAGCATCATCAACTCAGACTTGCCTTCGCATATTTTCCTTGGGTGCATATGCACATatgacttggtcgagtccctaaaTAATAATTTGATGTTGGTATATAAGTTCCAAAATGAGTGGAGCCCTACTGATAACCCTAAGAACATTATGTGCATGGTGTTTTCCCTGGACGAGCTGGCTCTTAAGTGGACAAGGGTGAAGAGCTTACATGAGCAAACGTTGTTCTTGGGTAAAAATCAATCAATGTGCCTCTCTACTATAGACTTTCCGAAGTTGAAACAAAATTGTATCTATTATACTGATGATATGTTGGAGTTATGTGGATCTTATAAGTATACAAAACGTCATATCGGAATATTCTACTTGGAAGATGAGATGATAGGACCAATAGATCATCTTGGACATCACTTGAATTGGCCTCCTTCTGTTTGGTTGACTCCGAGTCTATCTTGA
- the LOC135616962 gene encoding SPX domain-containing protein 1-like, which produces MKFGKSLSNQIDETLPEWRDKFLSYKDLKRRLKLIAAGGGGERPAKRPRVADDDRAASSAPEDSAMREEEEDFMRLLESELDKFNYFFVEKEEEYIIRQKDLQDRVAEAISNNSKEELMKVSKEIVDFHGEMVLLENYSALNYTGLVKILKKYDKRTGALMRQSFIHKVLQQPFFTTDLLYKLVKECEAMLDQLFPKNKSSTSEEDCVMEKGEQKPAEPRSSLAGGVLELEEIEYMKSLYMKSTIAALRALKEIRSGSSTVSFFSLPPLQNSGLEERWNNVPVLEQVAK; this is translated from the exons ATGAAATTTGGGAAGAGTCTTAGTAACCAGATCGACGAGACTCTGCCGGAGTGGAGGGACAAGTTCCTCTCCTACAAAGATCTCAAGCGGCGCCTCAAGCTCATCGCAGCCGGTGGAGGAGGGGAGAGGCCGGCCAAGCGACCGAGGGTGGCCGATGACGACCGCGCCGCCTCCTCGGCGCCGGAAGACTCGGCGatgcgggaggaggaggaggatttcATGAGGCTCCTCGAATCGGAGCTTGACAAGTTCAATTATTTCTTTGTTGAGAAGGAGGAGGAGTACATCATCCGCCAGAAG GACCTGCAGGATCGAGTTGCGGAAGCCATCTCGAATAATTCCAAGGAGGAGTTGATGAAAGTGAGCAAGGAAATTGTAGATTTCCATGGGGAGATGGTCCTCCTCGAGAACTACAGTGCGCTCAACTATACGG GGCTGGTGAAGATCCTGAAGAAGTATGACAAGAGGACAGGAGCACTTATGCGACAGTCCTTTATCCACAAGGTGCTGCAGCAACCCTTCTTCACCACGGATCTGTTGTACAAGCTTGTGAAGGAGTGTGAGGCCATGCTGGATCAACTCTTTCCCAAGAACAAATCCTCAACTTCCGAGGAAGACTGTGTTATGGAGAAGGGAGAACAGAAGCCAGCAGAACCCAGATCCTCACTGGCCGGAGGGGTTCTGGAGTTGGAGGAGATCGAGTACATGAAGAGCTTGTACATGAAGAGCACGATTGCAGCATTGCGGGCCTTGAAAGAGATTAGGAGTGGGAGTTCCACCGTGAGCTTCTTCTCATTGCCTCCCTTGCAGAACAGTGGATTGGAAGAAAGGTGGAACAACGTTCCTGTATTAGAACAAGTAGCCAAGTAA
- the LOC135616315 gene encoding ethylene-responsive transcription factor WIN1-like, protein MVQSKKFRGVRQRHWGSWVSEIRHPLLKRRVWLGTFETAEEAARAYDEAAVLMSGRNAKTNFPMPRSPEGDAAARASSKALSEVLSAKLRKCCKTAPSPSLTCLRLDNEKSHIGVWQKRAGTRDGSNWVMTVELGNASSHHAQQAAGEAMMGPTPLAGAGTSSQEAVGGMDEEEMLALQMIEELLSRNRTTSPSHAVTADEDSFFL, encoded by the exons ATGGTACAGTCGAAGAAGTTCCGAGGTGTCAGGCAGCGCCACTGGGGTTCCTGGGTGTCTGAGATTAGACATCCTCTCCT TAAGCGAAGGGTGTGGCTCGGCACCTTCGAGACGGCGGAGGAGGCCGCTCGGGCCTACGACGAGGCCGCGGTGCTCATGAGCGGGCGCAACGCCAAGACTAACTTCCCCATGCCCCGGAGCCCCGAGGGGGACGCCGCCGCCCGCGCGTCCTCCAAGGCCCTGTCGGAGGTCCTGAGCGCCAAGCTTCGGAAGTGCTGCAAGAccgccccctccccctccctcacCTGCCTCCGGCTGGACAACGAGAAGTCCCACATCGGAGTGTGGCAGAAGCGCGCCGGCACCCGCGACGGCTCCAACTGGGTCATGACCGTGGAGCTCGGCAATGCGAGCAGCCACCATGCCCAGCAAGCGGCCGGGGAAGCCATGATGGGGCCGACGCCGCTCGCCGGGGCAGGGACATCGTCGCAGGAGGCGGTCGGAGGGATGGACGAAGAAGAGATGCTGGCACTGCAGATGATAGAAGAACTCCTCAGCAGGAACCGCACAACCTCTCCCTCACATGCAGTGACCGCAGATGAAGACAGCTTCTTCCTCTAG